Below is a genomic region from Mesorhizobium sp..
TCGAAGCCGTTAGCCGCCTCGAACATCGCTTCGTCAGTCAGATCGTCGCCGATGGCCAGCGGGCGACGACCGGCAAAGGGCGGGCTGGTCATCAAGGCCTTCAGCGCGGTTCCCTTGTCGTGGCCCGACGGACGAATCTCGACAACACTCTTTCCCCTCTGCACGATTGCCTTGTCCCCCAGCTTCTCAGCGATTTCCACCATCCGCGCCTCGACGGCGGGAGCAAAGTCCGGTGCGAGGCGATAATGGGCGGCGAACGCCGCCCCCTTATCCTCGACGACCACGCCGGGCCAGTGCGCCGCAGCGAGAACCAGATCCTTAACGGCCGCATGGAGTTCGTCCGAACGTGGAATGGCGAAGGAGGTTCCGTCCGGAAACTCGATCTCGACACCGTGAAGGCCCGCCAGGCTGCAGGGCAGGGCGGGAAACAGGCGCTTCAGCAGGGCGAGGTTGCGGCCGGATACGAGGGCAAGCGCTCCGCTCGTGCGGGCCGCGAGCCGGCGCAGGTCCTCCAGCAGGCCGTCCGGCACGACGATCGCGTCAGGGCGGGGCGCGATGTCCAGTAGAGTGCCGTCGACGTCGAGGAAAACCGCCCAGCCGTCGATCAGGGTAGGGAGACCGGCGTGCCCCTCAAGCTGCGCCGGCGCGCCGGGTACCAGTTCGGTTTCCTGGATATCCGTCATCGCATCGAAAATAGGCATACGGCCGAGGATGGCAACCGTTCGTGCAACGGAATGGA
It encodes:
- the otsB gene encoding trehalose-phosphatase; translated protein: MSPIALELRISRDGEPTDGIWLFAYGRKTDPAIGVLTKFHSVARTVAILGRMPIFDAMTDIQETELVPGAPAQLEGHAGLPTLIDGWAVFLDVDGTLLDIAPRPDAIVVPDGLLEDLRRLAARTSGALALVSGRNLALLKRLFPALPCSLAGLHGVEIEFPDGTSFAIPRSDELHAAVKDLVLAAAHWPGVVVEDKGAAFAAHYRLAPDFAPAVEARMVEIAEKLGDKAIVQRGKSVVEIRPSGHDKGTALKALMTSPPFAGRRPLAIGDDLTDEAMFEAANGFDGLSVRVGEPRATLARLAVSTPADVRSWIRSLVR